The Equus quagga isolate Etosha38 chromosome 12, UCLA_HA_Equagga_1.0, whole genome shotgun sequence genome includes a region encoding these proteins:
- the C12H20orf141 gene encoding uncharacterized protein C20orf141 homolog encodes MTHLYLPGPEALAYPIPVHPRGLGAGQGSGSPVGPCVSPWGPSLAQLLDNVLGLAALGLTTLAVSSTAGPALLLLLLLVSFLAFDLLHRPAGPTRSQHTLLTGGQSQGAGEGPGQQEALLLPTMAVTGQLSLPEALLLLLLGLRLLLGAYGMPLALLGLAFCLHPWA; translated from the exons ATGACCCATCTCTACTTGCCCGGGCCTGAAGCCCTTGCTTATCCTATCCCAGTCCATCCTAGGGGCCTTGGTGCTGGGCAGGGGTCAGGTAGTCCAGTGGGTCCATGTGTGTCCCCCTGGGGCCCTAGCCTGGCCCAGCTCCTGGACAATGTCCTAGGGCTAGCAGCACTGGGACTGACAACTCTGGCAGTCTCTTCCACGGCTGGCCCAGccttgctgttgctgctgctactGGTCAGCTTCCTGGCCTTCGACCTGCTCCACAG GCCTGCAGGTCCCACGCGGTCACAGCATACACTTCTCACAGGGGGCCAGAGTCAGGGGGCCGGCGAGGGTCCAGGACAACAGGAGGCCCTACTTCTGCCAACAATGGCAGTCACAGGACAACTCAGCCTCCCGGAGGCTCTGTTACTGCTGCTTCTGGGCCTGAGGCTGCTCCTGGGAGCTTACGGCATGCCCTTGGCCCTGCTTGGCCTGGCTTTCTGCCTCCATCCTTGGGCCTGA